A stretch of DNA from Acidimicrobiales bacterium:
GCCGGGCCCTCCGGCCCAGGTCGCCGAGGTCGACCCGGCCGGCCTCGGCCGCCTTGGCCAGGCGCTCCGCCAGGTCGAGGGCGTCGTCCAGGATGGGGACCTGGGCCGCGGCGTCCTGGCCCATGTCGTGGAGGATCGTGCGCTCGGTGCGGGAGGCGACGATCGGCTCGGTGATCCCCTCGACCCACACCCGGGTGCGTCGCCCGTCGCCGCGCTCACCGCCCCGGAGCGGCTCCAGGGCGTAGATGCGGTCGACCCGGGCGAACTTGCCGAATCCGAGGGAGACCATGCGGGGCTCGGCGGCCATGCAGGAAGTATCCCCGCACGAACGACCGTTCCCACGTTCCGACGTGAGATCGTCACGCTCCCGCGTGAGCGTGGGCGTCAGCGGGGTTCGTCGCCCCGGAGGGTCACCCGCTGGATCACCCGGTGCTCGTCGCCGAAGTCGCCGACGACCGCGTGCTGCGTGGCCCGGTTGTCCCAGAAGCCGATGTCGCCCTGGCTCCAGTGGTAGCGCACCGTGTGCTCCGGCTTCACCGCGTGGGTGTAGAGGAAGGCGAGCAGCGCGTCGCTCTCGGCCCGGTCGAGCTCCTTGATGTGCGACGTGAAGCCGGGGTTCACGAACAGGGTCTTGGCGCCGGTCTCCGGGTGCGTGCGCACGACCGGGTGCTCGACCGGCTCCAGCTTCAGCAGCTTCTCGCCCTCCCAGCGGCCCTCGCCCACGAGGTCGAGGATGCCCTTGAACTGGTCGCGGCCGTCGTGCACCGCGGTGAGTGTCTCGAGGAAGGCCTGCAGCGCCGGGCTGAGCGACGCGTACGCCGCCTGCTGGTCGGAGAACAGGGTGTCGCCGCCCGCCTCCGGCACCACGACGGCCCGCAGGATCGACCCGAGCGGCGGCCGCGGCACGAAGGTGACGTCGGTGTGCCAGGCGATGCCCCGGTAGCGGGTGCTGACGTCGCCGTAGGTGGAGTAGAGGTCGCGGGCCGCGGTGTAGTCGATCTGGAACACCTCGGGGTGGCCGTCGAGGCCCGGGATGACCGGGTGCCCCTCGGTCGGCTCGCCGAAGCGGGAGGCGAACGCCAGGTGCTCGGCCGGCTCCAGGTGCTGCTCGGGGAAGAACACCACCTTGCGCTCGAGCCACACCCGGCGGACGGCGGCGACGGTCGCGTCGTCGAGGTGGCGCACGTCGAGACCGCGGATGACCGCGCCGATCGTGCCGGACAGCGGGACGACGTCGAGCTCGACGTCGATCTCGGTGATGGTCACAGGTTCCCTCCCAGGGGTGATGGCTCTTCGACTCCGAGCTCGGTGAGCAGGCGCGCCCGCAGGACGACGAACCGGTCGTCGCTGCGGAGGCGGGGCGTGGGCACGTCGACGGGCACGTCGAGCGAGATGTGGCCGTCGGTGAGGACGAGCACCCGGTCGGCCAGCAGGATCGCCTCGTCGACGTCGTGGGTCACCAGCAGCACCGCCGGGCGGTGCCGGGCGCACAGCTCCTGCACCAGCGCGTGCATGCGCAGGCGGGTCAGGGCATCGAGCGCCCCGAAGGGCTCGTCGAGCAGCAGCAGGTCGGGGGCCCGCACCAGCGCCCGGGCCAGCGCGGCCCGCTGCCCCTCGCCGCCCGACAGCGTCTTGGGCCAGTCGTGCTCGTGGCCGGACAGCCCGACCTCGGCGATCGCGGCGCGCCCGCGGGCCTCGGCGTCGTCGCCCCGCAGCCCGAGCACGACGTTGCCGAGCACCGACATCCATGGGAGCAGTCGGGCGTCCTGGAAGCCGACGGCCCGTCGCACCGGCACGTGGGCGTCGCCCGCGGCCCCGCTGTCGAGCCCCGCGAGGATCCGCAGCAGCGTGGTCTTGCCCGACCCGCTCCGGCCCAGCAGCGCCACGAACTCGCCCGTGGCGATCTCGAGGTCGATGCCGCGCAGCACCGCCCGGTCGCCGAAGTCGCGGCGCAGCGCGTGGGTCAGCGTCCCGGTTGCCACCGCAGGAGCCTTCCTTCCAGGGCGCGGACGACGGCGTCCGACACCAGGCCGAGCACGGCGTAGACCACCAGGCAGACCACGATGACGTCGGTCTGGAAGAACGTCTGGGCCCGCACCATCAGGTAGCCGATGCCGCTGCTGGCGTTGATCTGCTCGGCGAACACCAGCAGCAGCCAGGCGACGCCGGTCGCCATCCGCAGGCCGACCAGGAAGCCGGCCCGGGCGCCGGGCAGCACCACCCGGCGGAGGCGGTCGAAGCGGCCGAGGCCGAGGACGGTCGCCAGCTCCAGGTGCCCCGGGTCGATCGCCCGCACCGCGGCGCTGGTGTTGACGTAGATCGGGAAGGCGACGCCCAGCACGATCATGGTGATCTTCGTGGTCTCGCCGACGCCCAGCCACACGATCAGCAGCGGCTGGAGGCCGAGGATCGGCACGAAGCGCAGCATCTGCATGTTGGCGTCGACCACGTCGTCGCCGACCCGGGACAGCCCGGCCACGAGCGCCAGCGCCGTGCCCAGCGGGATGCCGAGGCCCAGGCCCCAGCCGACCCGCTGCAGCGACGCCCACAGTGCCTCGGCGAGGGTGCCGTCGCGGGCCAGGTCCCAGCCGACGGTCAGCACCGCGGACGGCGCCGCCAGGATGTCGGGCCGCAGCCACCCGGCCGCGGCCGCCAGCTCCCACAGGGCCAGCAGCAACGCCACGCCGGCCAGCCGCTCGACGCCCTTGGGGAGCCGTCGACGTCGGGCGTCCACCTCCCCGGCGGGGCGGGTGGGCAGGCGGATCAGCTCGGGGGCGGCGGGATGCAGGTCGACGAGGTCGGCCACCTCCACCACGTCGGTCTCGGGCGAGCGGAGGTCGGTCATCCGGACTGGGCCTCCTCGACGAGGTCGCGGAAGCGGACGTCGAACTCGGCGGACACGTCGACCGCCTCGGGGACCTGGCCGGCGGCGACGAACAGGTCGGCGAGCGCCTGCTGCTGGTCCTCGATGTCGCCGGGGAGCTCGATGAAGGAGCCGACGCCCTGGGCCTCCACGATCTCGGCGGCCCGCTCCGGCGTGAGGCCGTACTGGTCGACGTACACCGCCTGCGCCACCCCGTCGGGGTTCGCCCGCAGGTAGGTGAAGGCCCGCACCAGCCGGGCCGTGTAGTCGGCGAGCGCCGCGGTCTTGGCGTCGTCGGCGAGCGTGGCGGCGCTGGCGATGAGGAACGACGACCGGTCGGTGATCTCGTCGGCGCTGTCGACCACCGGGGCCGTCGGGTTGGACGCCAGGTAGACGCTGGTGAGGGGCTCCACCGAGATGGCGGAGTCGGCGGAGCCGCCCGACAGCGCCGAGCCGACCTGGGTGAGGGGCACGTCGACGGTGGTCACGTCGGCCGGGTCGACGCCGGCCGCGTCGAGTGCCTGCAGCAGCGCCGCCTCGGCCGCGGTGCCCCGCTGGTAGGCGACGCTCCTGCCCGCCAGGTCCTCCCAGCCCTGGATCTCCTCCTCGCCGGGTGCGGTGACCAGCCGGTAGGAGCCGTTCTCGCTGGCCCATCCGGCCACGGCGACGATGTCCTGCCCCTGGGCCTGGGCGAAGATCAGCGGCGTGCTGCCGACGAAGCCGGTGTCGACGGCCCCGCCCTGGAACGCCTGCAGCATCGGCGGCCCGCCCACGAACGACGAGTACTCGACCTCGTAGCCGAGGTCCTGGTCCTCCCCCGCCAGCGACAGGATGGTCTGGAGGTACTCGAGCTGGTCGCCGACGCGCAGCGTGGTGCCGGCGGGGATCGACTCGGGCACCGCGACCTGTTCGACGTCGGTGGCGGCGTCGGACGGCGTGTCGTCCTCGGGCCGCGTCGACGCCTCGTCGCTGCAGGCCGTCGCCAGCAACGACGCCGCCGTCAGGATCGCCCCCAGGAGCCCCAGCGTGGATCTGTTCCGCACACCCCGCCCTTTCCCTAAAAGATGATCAACTCGATCAACTTTACAGGGAACACGGGAAGCTGCAACTACTCCTCGGCTTGCGACCGCTGGAGGCTGGTTTGGTGGAGGCCGTACCAGACGTCGACGGTGTCGAGGCCGGCGGGCACCGCGACGAGCGTGAAGCTCCACTCGCCCGAGGTCGCGGCCTCCGAGCCGGGCAGCGGTTCAGGGACGGTGACGGGGAGGGCAGGGCTCGGCCGCGACACCACGGGCGTCACGCCGCTCGACACCGCAGCGGCGTACCAGGTGTCGCCCACCACGAACCCGGTGGACAAAGAGCTGCCGAAGGCGACGTCCGCCGGGCAGATGCGGGTGCCGCCGGCAGGTTGCAGGCACAGGATGGCCATCGCGCTGGTGCCGCGCACCTCCAGGCGGGCGTCGCCCAGCTCGGCCGAGGCGACGAGATCCTGCCCACCGACCCGGTCCCGGACGGCCTCGCGCAGCTGCGTGAGCTCGCCGGCCGCGACGGCCTCCACGCTGTCGGCGACCCGCACCAGCGTGGCCCGGTCGACGGCGGTGGCGTTGGCGTCGACCCAGAGCCTCCGGCCGTCGGGCCAGTCGCGCCGCACGGTCCCGTAGCGGGGGTCGTACGACTCGAGGACACCGTCCTCACCGCGGTCCGCGTGGAGCCAGGTCCGCAGGTAGCTCGACGAGATGCCGCCCCCGGTGGCCGTCGTCGTGTGCACCTCCAGCTGCCGACCCTCCCCGGGGGCGAGGCTCAGAGCAGCGTCGAGGTAGAGGAACCGGGCGCTCAGCACCGTGCCCCCGGCGGGCGCCGGCGAGGTCTCGCCGAGGAGGTCCAGGTCACCACTCGACTGAGGCGCGAACCCGACCAGCCGATCGTCCGACCGCCACGTCAGCCCGTCGAGGAACGCGACGGTCTCCTCCAGGCCGATCCCGACGAACGACGCGCTGACGTTGACGTCGTCCTCGTACCAGCTGAGCGTCGACGTGGTGTCGGGGAACTCCTTCGCCGGCATCAGGTCAGCCTGGATGCCGCGCACGGTGGTGGGGCTCGCGCCGACAGGCAAGCCACCCTCGCCGTACTGGATCCACACGTGCACGGCACCGTCGGCCGTGCCCCCGCCCCGGCCGAAGAGCTGTTCGAGGCCGATCCCGGCCGAATCCGAGGGCGACTGCTCCCAGGTCACGGCCCACAGGGTGAGGTCGTCGGGCGACCACGACGGTGCGAGCACCCCGTCCACGCCCGACTCCGCCTCCGTCGTCGTCGTCGAGGCCGCGGTGGAGGTCGTCCCGCCGTCGTCGGACCCCCGTCGGAGCGCGACGACCGCCGCGGCACCGAGCACCGCCACGACCGCGACGGCGGCGATGCCGAGGACCAGCCGGCCGCGCGACCGCGGGGTGAGCGACAGCGGCATCGCCTCGGCGGCACGGGTCACCGGGCGATCGGCGTCGAACGGGCCGGGACGCACTGTGACCTGGTCGGCCTTGGCCCGGAGGGTGGACCGGACACGTGTCGCCATGGGCTCTCTGCGGGGGCTCATCGACTCACCTCACGTCGTAGGTCGGCCAGCGCCCGGCGGGTGCGGCTGCGGACGGTCGCGGCGGAGCAACCGAGGAGCTCGGCGATGGCGCGGTGCGACAGGTCCTCGTAGAACCGCAGGACGAGGACGGTCTGCCGCTCCTGCCGGAGCCGCCCGATCGCCGTCCAGGTCTCGTCCAGCTCGGGCTCCCCAAGGGCGCCGGGGTCGAACGTCCCGGCCAGCCGGCGCCGCTCCAGGTCCTGCCGGCGCTGCCACGTGATCGCCATCCGCACCACCGCCGTGCGCAGCCAGCCGGCCGGGGTCACCACCGCGTCGAAGTACTCGTAGAGGCGCACGAAAGCGTCCTGCGTCAGCTCCTCGGCGACCTCACGGGAGCGCACCAGCAGGTACGCGAGCCGGGTGACCGCCTCGTACTCCTCCTCGTAGACGACCTCGAACGAGACCTCGGGCACCGGTGCCCGCCTGTCGAGCAGCATCAGCGCCCCCTTGCTCCCGACGTCGCCATCATCATGAAAGACGACGAGCTCGGGTGTTGCGTGCCCAGATTCCTGTCGGCCGGGGCCGGGTCGGTACCGTCGGGGGATGGTGTCCCGCCGGGTCCCCCGTCCGGTGTTGGTGGGCGCTACCGTGCTGGTGGTCGCCGCGGTGGTCGCGCTCGTGGCGTTCCGGGGCGAGGCCGACGACGGCCCGTCGCCCGACGAGGTGCGCGCCGTCGAGCTGGGCGCGCTCGGCGACGGCGCCCCTGTCCGGCTGGGCGACCTGCTCACCGACGGACCGGTGGTGGTCAACTTCTTCGCCGAGTGGTGCCAGCCGTGCCGACAGGAGATGCCCGCCTTCGAGCGCGTCCACCAGGAGCGGGGCGACGACGTGACCATCGTCGGCGTCTCGATCGACCACCAGGCCCGCCGCGGGCTGGAGGTGGTCGACGAGACCGGTGTCACCTACCCGACGTACGCCGACCCGACCGGCGAGGTGCTCGCGCTGTTCGAGGGCACCCAGATGCCGACCACCGTGTTCGTCAACCCCGACGGCTCGGTCGCCGCCACCCACATGAGGGAGCTCGAAGCGGACGACCTGCGGGCCGAGATCGACGAGCTGCTGGCGTGATCGCCTCGCTCGGCCCCGAGGGCTCCTTCGCCTGGTACCTGACGATCGGCATGGTGGCCACGGTGAACCCGTGCGGGTTCGCCATGCTGCCCGCCTACCTGTCGTACTTCATGGGCCTCGACAGCTCCGCCGACGACGCGCTGCACGACGCCGGCCTGCGCCGGGCGGCCCGTGTCGCCCTCGCCGTGTCGGCCGGCTTCCTGGCGGTGTTCGCCGTGGCAGGGACGCTGGTGAAGGCGTCGTCGCTGCCGGTCTACGAGTACGCGCCCTGGATCTCGGTGGTGATCGGCGTGAGCCTGGTCGCCCTCGGCGTCGCCATGCTCGCGGGCTGGGAGCCGACGCTCCGCTGGCTACCGGCACCGGGGGGCGGCACACGCAACGGCCAGCGGGAGCGCACCGTGCGGGCCATGTTCGTGTTCGGCGTGTCCTACGCCGTGGCCTCGATCGGCTGCACGCTGCCCACGTTCCTTGTCGCCGTGTCGGGGACGATGGAGCGCGAGTCGTTCGTCGACGGGGTGGTGGTGTTCGGCATCTACGCCCTGGGCATGGGCCTGGTGCTCACCGCGCTCACGGTGTCGATGGCGCTGGCCCGCACGTCGGTGCTGCGGCTGCTGCGCTCCGCCCAGCCCTACATCCACTCGATCTCGGCGGCGCTGGTGACGCTCGCCGGCGTGTACGTCGCCTACTTCGGGATCCTCGAGGTGCGCACCGACCGGGCCGACGGGCCGAACGTGCCGTCGTCGGGCGTGGTCGACGTGGTCACCGGCTGGTCGCAGGACGTCGCCGAGACGATCCGCTCGATCGGCGCCGTGGAGATCGGCGTCGCCGTCGCGGCCCTGCTGGGCCTCGGTCTCGCCTGGACCGCACGGCCCAGGCGAGACACGGAGCCCTGACGACGTCTCGTCAGTTCAGGTTGTGGTCGGACAGCCAGTCGGCGGCGATGTCCGCGGCGTCTTCCTTGTCGATGTCGTAGCGCTTGTTGAGGTCGGTGAGATCCGTGGTGGTCAGCTCGGCCGACACGCTGTCGAGCAGGGCGGCCAGGTCCGCGCCGTAGGCGTCGGACAGCTCCTGGGTCGCCACCGGCAGCACGTTGTCGGCGGCGAGCATCTGCTTGTCGTCCTCCAGGAGGACCCAGCCCTCGTCCGCGATGCGCCCGTCGGTGGAGAACAGCAGCGCCACGTCGATGGCGCCCTCCTCCAGCGACGTCGGGATCACGCCCGTGTCGAGCGGCGTGAAGTTGGGCGTCAGGTCGAGGCCGTAGACCTCCTGCAGGCCCGGGATGCAGAAGGCGTTCTCCTCGCAGTCCTGCGGCGCGCCGAGCGACAGGTCCTGGCCCTTCTCGGCCAGGTCGGACAGCGTCTCGATCCCCAGCTCGTCGGAGGTCTCCTGGGTGATCACGAACGCGTTGGTGTTGACGGCGTCCGACGGCTCGAACGCCACCAGCGCGGGGTCGTTGTCCTCCAGGAACGGCGTCAGCAGGTCGAACGTCGCCGCGGCATCGCTGGTGGCGACACCCGGCTCTCCACCAGCCTGCTCGTTGAGGAACTCGACCTCCGATGCCAGGTAGTCGGGTGCCAGGTTCACGTCGCCGCTCTCGAACGCGGCGAAGAGCAGGTCACGGAACCCGCCCAGCGACTGGGTGTCGGCCTGGAAGCCGTCGGCCTCGAGGGCCTGCTTGTAGATCTCGGCGAGGATGGCCGACTCGCCGAAGTCCTGGGCGCCGATCTGCACGGTCGGGCCCTCCCGATCGGCCGTGGCCGTGTCGTCGTCGTCGCCACACGCCGTGGCCACCAGGCCGAGCGCGAGCACGACGATGGCGGCGACCACCTTGCGCTGTCGTTTCATGGGGTCTGTCCCTCCACTTCTGGGTTGTCGAAAGAGCTCGGGCTGGCCCTCCGCCACGGCATCAGCCACCGCTGGGCCTGGGCGAAGAACCCGTCGGTCAGCAACGCCACCGCCGCGACCAGGATCGCCGCGGCCAGCAGCGGGCCCTTGTCGGACCGGGTGAACCCGGCGACGATCGGCGAGCCCAGGCAGCGGAAGCCGACCAGGGAGCCCAGCGTCGCGGTGGCGATGATCTGGACGGCGGAGATGCGCAGGCCGGTGAGGATCAGCGGCATCGCCACCGGCACCTCCACCTTCCGGACCAGCTCACCCGGCTGCATGCCCATCCCCTGTGCCGCCTCGAGGGCGTCGTCCGGCACGTCGCGGATGCCGGTGTAGGTGTTGGTGAAGATCGGGGGCACGGCCAGCAGCACCAGGGCCACCAGCGTCGGCCAGAAGCCGAGGCCGAAGCCCCAGCGCAGCGAGAACGGCAGCAGCAGGGCGATCACCGCGAACGACGGCACGGCCCGGCCGATGTTCACGATCGACACCGCCAGCAGCGCGCCCCGCTTGACGTGACCCAGCACGATCGCCGGCGGCAGCGCCACGACCACGGCGATCGCCAGCGACGCGAACGACAGCTGCAGGTGGGCCCACAGCAGCGACGGCAGGCCGTTGCGCCCGTGCCAGGCCGCGTCGGTGCCCAGGTAGTCCCACATCTGGCGCCAGGTCTCACCCACGGGCGCCCTCCCGGCTCACACCGGCGACCGACACGGCGCCGAGGGCGGGACGGCCGGGGTCGATCGGCACGACGCGCCGCGCCTTGCGGGCCCACGGCGTCGTCAGCCACTCGACCAGCACGAACAGCACGTCGAAGACGATCGCCAGCGCGACCGACAGCACGGTGCCCACCACCACCGGCGTGGAGAAGTCGCGGCTCAGGCCGTCGTTGATCAGGTCGCCGAAGCCGCCCTTGCCCACCAGCGCGGCGACCGTCACCAGGCCGACCGTGGTCACGGTGGCGATGCGCAGGCCGGCGACGATGGCGGGCACGGCCAGCGGCAGGTCGATGCGCAGCACCCGGCGCCAGCGCTCGTAGCCCATGCCGTCGGCCGCCTCCCGCACGTGCGCGGGCACGCCGTCGATGCCGGCGACGATGTTCCGCAGCAGGATCAGCAGCGTGTAGCCGACCAGGGCGATCTGGGCGGGCACGATGCCGAGGCCGGTGATCGGCACGAGGATGCCGAACAGCGCCAGGCTCGGGATCGAGTAGAGCACCGCACAGAACCCGGCCAGCGGGCCGTAGGTCCAGTGCCAGCGGGTGGCCAGCAGCGCCATGCCCATGGCCAGCACGAAGCCGAGGCCCACCGCGAGGACGGTGAGCTGGACGTGCTCGACCGCGGCCTCGCGGATCTCGTCGAGGTGGTCCCCGACCCAGCTCCAGCGCACCAGCGGCTCGTCGGCCGCGAGCAGCACGGGGGTCACCCGGTGATGCCCTCGGCCAGGTCGTCGACGGTGAGCATCCCCCGGTAGCGCTCGTCGTCCTCCACCACGACGGCGACCCGGGTCCGCGACGTGACGATGCCGTCGAGCGCGGCCTTGAGCGACGTGCCCGGCGGGAACACCGCCAGGAACGGCCTGGCCTCCACGGCGCCGACCGTCGGGTCGCCGTTGAGGTCGGCCGCACCGACCCAGCCGAGCAGCTTCCCGGCGTCGCGCACGCCCACCCAGTCGACGTTGTTCGCCGCCATCACCGCCCGGGCCCGGTCCGGCGTGGCGTCCAGGTCGACCACCGGCCCCTCCCGCAGCGCCACGTCGTCGACGGTCAGCAGCGAGAGGCGCTTGAGGCCGCGGTCGTCGCCCAGGAAGTCGGCGACGAACTCGTTCGCCGGCTTGCGCAACAGCTCCTCGGGCGTGCCGACCTGCGCCAGGATGCCGCCCATGTTCAGGATCACGACGCGGTCGGCCAGCTTGATGGCCTCGTCGATGTCGTGGGTGACGAACACGATGGTCTTGTGGACGGTCCGCTGGATGTGCAGCAGCTCGTCCTGCAGACGGGCGCGCACGATCGGGTCGACCGCCGAGTAGGGCTCGTCCATCAGCAGGATCGGCGGGTCGGCCGCCAGCGCCCGGGCCACGCCCACCCGCTGCTGCTGGCCGCCCGACAGCGCCGCCGGGTAGCGGCGCAGCAGGCCGCGGTCGAGGTCGAGCAGGCCCGCCAGCTCGTCGACCCGGGCGTCGATGCGATCGCGCTTCCAGCCCAGCAGCTCGGGGACGGTGGCGATGTTGTCGGCGACGCTGCGGTGCGGGAACAGGCCCGCCTGCTGGATCACGTAGCCGATCCCGCGGCGCAGCTCGTGGGCCGGCAGCGTGCGGGCGTCGACGCCGTGGATCCACACGGTGCCGCCGGTGGGCTCGACGAGCCGGTTGATCATCTTCAGCGTCGTGGTCTTGCCACAGCCGGAGGGGCCGACCAGCGCCACCAGCTCGCCGGTGGGGATCGACAGATCGAGCCGGTCGACTGCCGGTCTCGCCGCACCCGGGTACTCCTTCGAGAGCTGCTCGAGGCGAATGGCGACGTCTGGCGTGGCCGACATCGCTGGGACCCTACCCTCGCGTCACTCCGGTGCGGTCCAGTTCCCGACCCTGACCCTCGGAAATGCCGGCTATTCCGTGGGAAACCCAGCCGCGGCGGTCGGCCCAGACCAGCATCGGCGGCAGGATCACCAGAGCGCTCAGCAACGCCACGGTCACGTTCATGGCCACGACGATGCCGAAGTCGCGCAGCAGCGGCAGCGACGAGAAGGAGATCACCGCCACGCCGGCGATGGCCGTGCACGCCGAGACGATGAACGCCCGGCCGGTGTGCTCGGCGGTCACGTCGACGGCCTCCCGAGGGGCCAGGCCGCGGCGGCGCTCCTCCAGGTAGCGCAGCAGGATCAGCGACGTGAACTCGGTGCAGGCGGCGACGACGAGCGGGCCGCCGACCGCGGTCATCGGGCTGAGCTGCAGGTCGAACACCCACGCCACCAGCGACGCCGTGCCCACCGCGATCAGCACCGGCACCAGCGACAGCAGCGACCGCACGATGCTCTTGAGCCGCACCGCCAGGAAGATGCCGACGAAGCCGATCGCCAGGTAGGTGAGCAGGATGCGGTTGGACTCCAGGTTGTGGAGGAGGCCGACGCCCACCACCGCCAAGCCGGAGGGGGTGGCCTCGACGCCGGCCGGCGGGTCGATCTGGGCGCGGATCTCGTCCACGTACACCGCGGTGTCCTCCAGCGACCCTGCCGCGGTGCGGAAGATGAGGTTGAGGGCGCCGTCGTCGGGGCGGGCCGTGGCCTTCTGGATGTCCTCGGGGGCGACGGCGTAGGCGGCGGCCACGTCGTCGCCGGTGGGCGCCAGCGTCGACGCACCCGGGATGTCGAGCAGGAAGCTCACGGTCGTCACCACCGACGAGGCGGTGAGCAGCTCGTCGGGCCGGTTGGTCAGCTCCTCGCGGGCGAAGCCGTCGACGAACGCCACGGTCTCGTCGTCGAACGCGTCGTCGGACTGGACGAAGATGCCCAGCTCCGACGACGAGCCCGTCTCCGACTTGAGCGTGTCGATCTTGCGGATCACGTCGCTGTCCTGGTTGACCCAGCGCTCCGGGTCGGTCTGCAGGCTCAGGTCGTTCTCCACCGCCATGCCGCCGGCGAAGATCACCACGCTCGCCACCACCAGCCACAGCCCGATCCGGGAGGGCAGGCTTCCCAGCCACAGCACCAGGCGACCGAGCGGGCCCTCGGTGAAGTCGCGCCCCTTCGTCGGCGACCGGTACTCGCGGATGCCGAGGATCGAGAGCGGCATGATGATCGAGCAGAAGCAGATGGCGGCGATGCCGACCGCCAGCAGCAGGCCGAAGTCGCGGATCATCGGCACCTTGGCGAACTGCAGCGCCAGGAACGCGAACACCGCGTCGAACGTGACCACCAGCAGCGCGGGCCCGAGGTTGCGGGCCGTCTCCTGGATCGGGTGGTCCGCCCGGGCGACGATCACCTCCTCCTCGATCCGGGAGTGCATCTGGATCGCGTAGTCGATGCCCACGCCGAGCATCACCGGCAGCCCGGCGATGGTGACCACCGACAGCGGGATGCCCAGGTAGCCCGCCAGCCCGAAGGCCCACACCACGCCCACGAGGATCACCCCGAGGGGCAGCAGCCGCCAGCGCACGTCGAACAGCACCAGCAGGATCAGCACCATGATCGCCACCGCGATCGCGCCCAGCAGCAGCATGCCGCCGCGCAGGTAGTCGTTGAGCTGCTTCAGCAGCTCGGCGGCGCCGGTGGTGAGGACCGTGGCGTTCTGC
This window harbors:
- a CDS encoding ABC transporter ATP-binding protein → MSATPDVAIRLEQLSKEYPGAARPAVDRLDLSIPTGELVALVGPSGCGKTTTLKMINRLVEPTGGTVWIHGVDARTLPAHELRRGIGYVIQQAGLFPHRSVADNIATVPELLGWKRDRIDARVDELAGLLDLDRGLLRRYPAALSGGQQQRVGVARALAADPPILLMDEPYSAVDPIVRARLQDELLHIQRTVHKTIVFVTHDIDEAIKLADRVVILNMGGILAQVGTPEELLRKPANEFVADFLGDDRGLKRLSLLTVDDVALREGPVVDLDATPDRARAVMAANNVDWVGVRDAGKLLGWVGAADLNGDPTVGAVEARPFLAVFPPGTSLKAALDGIVTSRTRVAVVVEDDERYRGMLTVDDLAEGITG
- a CDS encoding MMPL family transporter, with protein sequence MQRLWAWLGLNLGKHAGVVSLVGLIVTLVLGFGVTRLDFATGQDSYLDKDEQVYKDNVRYQGLFGGQAMVTLYTMDEGKQVLDLFTPDNLTRLRAQEKELRGIGGVLDVVSPLTALEFTDNLVQSDSGNPADSVAGGILLGAAGRETDPAKAQIRTADGLATLQRINAVAGEHTLDNPQWVDFLLHDNQGDVRKSLLPFFPDEGHAQMVSRLTGNASLEDEGRAAEAVIDATDADMQNATVLTTGAAELLKQLNDYLRGGMLLLGAIAVAIMVLILLVLFDVRWRLLPLGVILVGVVWAFGLAGYLGIPLSVVTIAGLPVMLGVGIDYAIQMHSRIEEEVIVARADHPIQETARNLGPALLVVTFDAVFAFLALQFAKVPMIRDFGLLLAVGIAAICFCSIIMPLSILGIREYRSPTKGRDFTEGPLGRLVLWLGSLPSRIGLWLVVASVVIFAGGMAVENDLSLQTDPERWVNQDSDVIRKIDTLKSETGSSSELGIFVQSDDAFDDETVAFVDGFAREELTNRPDELLTASSVVTTVSFLLDIPGASTLAPTGDDVAAAYAVAPEDIQKATARPDDGALNLIFRTAAGSLEDTAVYVDEIRAQIDPPAGVEATPSGLAVVGVGLLHNLESNRILLTYLAIGFVGIFLAVRLKSIVRSLLSLVPVLIAVGTASLVAWVFDLQLSPMTAVGGPLVVAACTEFTSLILLRYLEERRRGLAPREAVDVTAEHTGRAFIVSACTAIAGVAVISFSSLPLLRDFGIVVAMNVTVALLSALVILPPMLVWADRRGWVSHGIAGISEGQGRELDRTGVTRG